Below is a genomic region from Actinomyces weissii.
TCTACTTCGAGCGCATCCGTGACGAGGTGCGCCACGGCCGCACGCTGCGGGCCTCCGTGGACGAGGGCTGGCGCCACGCGCGCCAGACCATCGTGGTCTCCGACTCGGTCAACCTGGTGGCCGCCGTCGTGCTGTACTTCCTGGCCGTCGGTGGGGTGCAGGGCTTCGCCTTCACCCTGGGGGTCACCACCGTGGTGGACCTGCTGGTCATCTTCATGTTCACCCACCCGATGATGGTCTTCATCCTGCGCTTCGCCTTCTTCGGGGAGGGGCACCGCCTCTCCGGCCTGGACCCGGAGCGCCTGGGGGCGGACAGCCTTGCGGCCTACGGCAAGGGCCGCCAGGCCGTGGCTGAGGCGGTTACCGGCTCCTTGGCCCGCCGCAAGGCGCAGGAGCGCCGGGCCGCCGTGCGCGCGGCAGGGGACGACGCCTTAGAGGCCGGTTCCGCCAACGGAAAGGACGGTGCACAGGCATGAAGTCACTGGCAGCGCTCGGAAACGAGCTCTACTCCGGCAAGACCTCGATCCCCTTCGTCGCTAAGAGGCGGATCTGGTACACCGTGGCCTCATTGGTGGTGCTAGGCTCCTTCGCCCTGCTGGGCCTGGTGGGCCTGAACCCCGGTATCGACTTCAAGGGCGGCTCGGAGGTCACCGTCACCGGCATCGCGAACCCTTCTGAGGGACCCGCCAACCAGGTCATCTCCAAGGGCGGCTACTCGGCTGGCTCCTCCGTGACCACCATGGGATCCTCCTCGGTGCGGGTGCAGACCAGCTCCCTGGAGAAGCCCCAGCTGGACCAGCTCTCTGAGGAGCTGGCCACCGCCTACGGCGTCACCCCCGCCGAGATCTCCGCCACCACGATCGGCCCGACCTGGTCAGGGGACGTCACCAGCAAGGCCGTGCGCGGCCTGGTGATCTTCTTCCTGCTGGTCGGCGGCCTGATCTGGGCCTACTTCCGCACCTGGAAGATGGCGGCCGCCGCCCTGCTGGCCCTGTGCCACGACGTGGTGATCACCATGGGCGTGTACGTGGTCTCCGGCTTTGAGGTCACCCCCGCCACCGTAATCGGCGTGCTGACCATCCTGGGCTACTCGCTGTACGACACGGTGGTGGTCTTTGACAAGATCCGGGAGAACACGTCTGGCTTCCAGGCCCAGAGCCGCTCCACCTACGCAGAGCTGGCCAACCTGGCGGTCAACCAGACCTTCGTCCGCTCCATCAACACCTCCGTGGTGGGTGTGCTGCCGGTCGCCTCGCTGCTGTTCGTCGGGGCCATCATCCTGGGGGCGGGTACCCTGCGGGACATCGCCCTGACCATGTTCATCGGTATGATTGCCGGGACGTTGTCCTCCGTGTTCCTGGCCACCCCGCTGCTGGTGGACCTGCGCTCCCGTGAGAAGGTCATCACCGAGCAGGCCGCGCAGGTGGCCGGGGCCCGGGCCCGGAGGATTGCCGAGCTGGACGGCGACCAGGAGGCTGTGGCGGCCCTGGCTGCGGCCCCCGCCGCCGCTCCACTGCGACCCGGCCACCACCTGGGCGTCTCTGCCCAGCCCAAGCGGAAGAAGAAGCGCTCATGAGCCAAGCCCCCCGTAGGCTGCCTGCCCGGTTGACCCAGCTGTTGCTGGCCAACATCCGGGAGATCCCCGACTTCCCCGAGCCGGGGGTGCTGTTCCGGGACATCACCCCGCTGCTGGCCAACGGCCCGGCCTTCGCCTCCCTGATCGAGGGCCTGGCGGAGTGCTACCAGGGGCGTATCGACGCCGTCGCCGGCCTGGAGTCGCGCGGCTTCATCCTGGCCGCCCCCCTGGCGGTACGGCTGGGCATCGGCATGCTGACCATCCGCAAGGGCGGTAAGCTGCCGGGCCCGGTGATTGGTGAGGACTACTCCCTGGAGTACGGCACTGCCCGCATGGAGCTGCGCCCCGACTCGGTCAGTCCCGGTTCCCGGGTGCTGGTGATCGACGACGTGCTGGCCACCGGGGGCACCGCCCGCGCCTCCATAGACCTGATCGAGCAGGCCGGGGCTCAGGTGGCTGCAGTATGCATGCTGCTGGAGCTCCAGGAGCTCGGTGGACGCGCCCGCCTTGGTGACGTAGAGGTCGACTGCGTCGTCTCCTACTGAGCCCTGCCCGGCTCCTGCTCCGGGGCGCCCTGCCTGAGTTGCGCCCCGGAGCAGCATCTTTCCTGGAAGACACCGGCTGGTGGGTTCCGGCTCGGGTACATCAGGCAGGCCGGGCTATATGATGCGGGAATGACGGACTCCACGAGCACCACCGGCACCGCCGAGACAGTCGTTCCTGGGTCCAGGGTGCGCAGCCGCCTGGCCTGGTTCGGCTCCCGCGGGCACTCCACGCCTCCGGCTATCGAGCCGCTGCTGCGGGCCGTGCGGGCCAACCACCCCAAGGCCGACACCAGCCTGATCGTGCGCGCCTACGAGGTGGCCAGCACCGCCCACGAGGGGCAGATGCGCAAGTCCGGCGAGCCCTATATCACCCACCCGGTGGCGGTGGCCACGATCCTGGCCGAGCTGGGCATGACCTCCCAGACCCTGGCAGCCGCCCTGCTGCACGACACCGTGGAGGACACCAGCTACTCCCTGGACCGGCTGCGGGCCGACTTCGGGGAGGAGATCGCCCTGCTGGTAGACGGCGTGACCAAGCTGGACAAGCTCCAGTACGGTGACGCCGCCCAGGCCGAGACCGTGCGCAAGATGATCGTGGCCATGTCCAAGGACATCCGGGTGCTGGTCATCAAGCTGGGGGACCGGCTGCACAATGCCCGCACCTGGAAGTACGTCTCCGCCCAGAACGCCGCCCGCAAGGCCAAGGAGACCCTGGAGATCTACGCCCCTCTGGCCCACCGCCTGGGCATGAACACCATCAAGTGGGAGCTGGAGGACCGCTCCTTCAAGGCGCTCTACCCCGGCGTCTACGCCGAGATCGAGCACATGGTGGCGGAGCGGGCACCCGCCCGGGAGGAGTACCTGCGCCAGGTGCGCCTGCAGATCGAGGAGGACCTGCGGGTCAACAAGATCAAGGGCACGGTCACCGGCCGGCCTAAGCACTACTACTCCATCTACCAGAAGATGATCGTGCGGGGGAAGGACTTCGACGACATCTACGACCTGGTGGCCGTGCGGGTCATTGTGGACACGATCCAGGACTGCTACGCCGTGCTCGGTTCCCTGCACTCCCGCTGGACCCCAATGAGCGGACGCTTCAAGGACTACATCGCCGTCCCGAAGTTCAACCTGTACCAGTCCCTGCACACCACCGTGGTCGGTCCGGGCGGAAAGCCCGTGGAGATCCAGATCCGCACCCACGAGATGCACCGTCGGGCCGAGTACGGGGTAGCCGCCCACTGGAAGTACAAGGCCGACCCCAACGCCTCCGGGCCCTCGCCACTGGGCCAGGGCACCGGGAAGGCGGACAAGGCCGAGCTCGGCTGGCTGCGCCAGCTGGTGGACTGGCAGCGGGAGACCCAGGACCCGGCCGAGTTCCTGGAGTCCCTGCGCTTCGAGATGACCGGCACGCAGATCTACGTGTTCACCCCCAAGGGCGACGTCATGGTGCTGCCCTCCGGCGCGACCCCGGTGGACTTCGCCTACGCCGTGCACACCGAGGTGGGGCACCGCACCGTGGGGGCGCGGGTAAACGGCCGCCTGGTGCCCCTGGACTCCCACCTGGAGACCGGCGACTCCGTGGAGGTCTTCACCTCCAAGTCGGTGTCCGCGGCCCCCTCACGGGACTGGCTGTCCTTCGTCAGCTCCCCGCGGGCCCGCAACAAGATCCGCCAGTGGTTCTCCAAGGAGCGGCGGGAGGAGGCCATTGAGGAGGGCAAGGCCCAGATCGCGCGTGCCATGCGCAAGAAGGACCTGCCTATCCAGCGCCTGATGAGCCACGAGACCCTGATGAACGTGGCCAAGACCCTGGACAAGGGGGATATCGACGGCCTGTACGCGGCCGTGGGGGAGGGGCACGTCTCCGCCCAGCACGTGGTTCAGACCCTGGTGGCCACCATGGGTGGCGAGGCCGGGGCCGAGGAGACCCTGGCGGAGGCGGTCCTGCCCACCTTCACCCCCAGCAGCCGGCACGCTGCGCGCAGCGGCGACAGCGGCGTCGTGGTGGAGGGCATGAACGCCGGAGACCTCTACGTAAAGCTGGCCCGCTGCTGCACCCCTATGCCGGGGGACCCGATCGTCGGCTTCGTCACCCGGGGCTCGGGCATCTCCGTGCACCGCACCGACTGCCAGAACGTGGAGCAGCTGCAGGCCGAGCCGGAGCGCATGATCGCCGTGCACTGGGCCGACCACGCCCAGGCCGCCTACCTGGTACAGATCGAGGTGGAGGCCCTGGACCGTGGCGGCCTGCTGGCGGACATCACCCGGGTCATGGCGGACAACCACGTGAACATGGTCAGTGCCAATATCGGCACCAGCCGGGACCGGGTGGTGGTGGGCCGTTTCGTGGTGGAGCTGGCCGAGCCCGGGCACCTGGACCACACCCTGGCGAACCTGCGCCGTATCGACGGCGTCTTTGAGGCCCACCGCGCCTCCACCACCTCACGCAAGCAGCGTTCCTGAGCTGTCCACAGGCCCCCTACGGCGCGCGCCCACCTGCCACGATGTAGTGGTGAGCACACGACGACGCCCCCAGTTCTCCAGCGCGGCCCTGGCCTGGCTGGAGCCCCGGCCGCTGGAGCCGGTGGTGGAGCAGCTGTCTGACCAGGAGCTGGCGCTGCTGCGCTGCCGGGGCCTGGACGAGCGGCTGTGCGCCCAGGTGCTGGGCAAGATGGTGCCCCGGGACCTGCTGTCCAGCCCCGCTGGCCGGGCCCGCTGCCTGTGGCCGCGCCTGCCAACGGGGGCCACCGTCTACGGCGCCAGCGCCCTGTGGGTGCACACAGGGCAGGCACCGCCCCAGGTCCTGGAGGCCATCTGGCCAGGACACACCGGGCGCCGCCGCGACCTGCTGGTGCACCAGGGGCGGCTGCCGGAGAGCGATACCGTGCGGCTGGGGAAGGTGCCCTGCTGCACCCTGGCCCGGGCGGCGGTGGACGTGGCCCGCCTGGGACCACCGGCCCGGGCGGTGGCGGCGCTGCTGGCGGCCCAGGCGGCCGGGGTGGGGGCG
It encodes:
- the secF gene encoding protein translocase subunit SecF codes for the protein MKSLAALGNELYSGKTSIPFVAKRRIWYTVASLVVLGSFALLGLVGLNPGIDFKGGSEVTVTGIANPSEGPANQVISKGGYSAGSSVTTMGSSSVRVQTSSLEKPQLDQLSEELATAYGVTPAEISATTIGPTWSGDVTSKAVRGLVIFFLLVGGLIWAYFRTWKMAAAALLALCHDVVITMGVYVVSGFEVTPATVIGVLTILGYSLYDTVVVFDKIRENTSGFQAQSRSTYAELANLAVNQTFVRSINTSVVGVLPVASLLFVGAIILGAGTLRDIALTMFIGMIAGTLSSVFLATPLLVDLRSREKVITEQAAQVAGARARRIAELDGDQEAVAALAAAPAAAPLRPGHHLGVSAQPKRKKKRS
- a CDS encoding adenine phosphoribosyltransferase, which gives rise to MSQAPRRLPARLTQLLLANIREIPDFPEPGVLFRDITPLLANGPAFASLIEGLAECYQGRIDAVAGLESRGFILAAPLAVRLGIGMLTIRKGGKLPGPVIGEDYSLEYGTARMELRPDSVSPGSRVLVIDDVLATGGTARASIDLIEQAGAQVAAVCMLLELQELGGRARLGDVEVDCVVSY
- a CDS encoding RelA/SpoT family protein, whose protein sequence is MTDSTSTTGTAETVVPGSRVRSRLAWFGSRGHSTPPAIEPLLRAVRANHPKADTSLIVRAYEVASTAHEGQMRKSGEPYITHPVAVATILAELGMTSQTLAAALLHDTVEDTSYSLDRLRADFGEEIALLVDGVTKLDKLQYGDAAQAETVRKMIVAMSKDIRVLVIKLGDRLHNARTWKYVSAQNAARKAKETLEIYAPLAHRLGMNTIKWELEDRSFKALYPGVYAEIEHMVAERAPAREEYLRQVRLQIEEDLRVNKIKGTVTGRPKHYYSIYQKMIVRGKDFDDIYDLVAVRVIVDTIQDCYAVLGSLHSRWTPMSGRFKDYIAVPKFNLYQSLHTTVVGPGGKPVEIQIRTHEMHRRAEYGVAAHWKYKADPNASGPSPLGQGTGKADKAELGWLRQLVDWQRETQDPAEFLESLRFEMTGTQIYVFTPKGDVMVLPSGATPVDFAYAVHTEVGHRTVGARVNGRLVPLDSHLETGDSVEVFTSKSVSAAPSRDWLSFVSSPRARNKIRQWFSKERREEAIEEGKAQIARAMRKKDLPIQRLMSHETLMNVAKTLDKGDIDGLYAAVGEGHVSAQHVVQTLVATMGGEAGAEETLAEAVLPTFTPSSRHAARSGDSGVVVEGMNAGDLYVKLARCCTPMPGDPIVGFVTRGSGISVHRTDCQNVEQLQAEPERMIAVHWADHAQAAYLVQIEVEALDRGGLLADITRVMADNHVNMVSANIGTSRDRVVVGRFVVELAEPGHLDHTLANLRRIDGVFEAHRASTTSRKQRS